The Synergistaceae bacterium DNA segment AATTCAAGTCAGCGGAAGGGCTTGACGACTCCGGGCGTGGATTGTGCATGACGTGCCGGGCTGTTGCGACACTAAGGAGGGCGGTAATGACATGTTAGCGTTCAGGCACAACAGGGAATGCGACGCTAAATTGTGGTTCGGGGAGCTTGCGTTAAACGGTTTCGAGCAGTATATCTTCAACGATGAGATCATGATGCCTACGCTTTTTGACACGTATGATGATTTTGTCGAACATTCATGGCCTGAGTTTGTGCAGGATAATTCATTCATGTAATCATGCTGACACTAGGAATAGAAACTAGCTGCGATGACACTGGAGTCGCGGTTATACGCGGAGAACGTGAAGTGCTGTGCGAATTATTGTCGAGCCAGATAAAATATCACTCTCATTTCGGCGGAGTGATTCCCGAATTTGCCGCCCGTAAACATCTTGAGAATTTGCTTCCGCTTGTTGACGCTGCTTTGAGCCAGTGCGATATATCCGGCCATGATTTAGACCTTATAGCGGTAACACGCGGGCCGGGCTTGATGGGTTCGCTGATTGTCGGCGTAATGACAGCGCGGGCATTGTCTCAGGCGTGGGATGTTCCGTTGATGGGAGTGAATCACCTTGAGGGGCATTTGTTCGCGCCTTTGATTGACGCTGTAGACTTAGAGCCACCGTTTTTGTCGCTGATAGTCTCAGGAGGCCACACGGAAATCATAAGGGTAGACGATTTCGGGAAGTATGAGCTTCTCGGACAAACGAGAGATGACGCGGCCGGGGAAGCATACGACAAGGCAGCGCGTATTCTCGGCCTGAAATACCCGGGAGGCCCTGAGATAGAACGCCTCGCGAAAACCGGCAATCCCCGCGCATTTGATTTCCCGATACCGTTACGGAACACCGACAAAATAGAGTTCAGCTTCAGCGGCCTGAAGACGGCGTTATTGTGGCAGGTGAAGAAATTTGCGCCGGACAATATCCCGGTGAATGACTTGTGCGCGTCATTTCAGCGGGCAGTAACAGAGTCATTGACGGCGAAAATCCGTCTTGCGGTGAAACTGACGGGAATCCGGCGCGTGTCAGCTTCCGGGGGAGTGTCAGC contains these protein-coding regions:
- the tsaD gene encoding tRNA (adenosine(37)-N6)-threonylcarbamoyltransferase complex transferase subunit TsaD; protein product: MLTLGIETSCDDTGVAVIRGEREVLCELLSSQIKYHSHFGGVIPEFAARKHLENLLPLVDAALSQCDISGHDLDLIAVTRGPGLMGSLIVGVMTARALSQAWDVPLMGVNHLEGHLFAPLIDAVDLEPPFLSLIVSGGHTEIIRVDDFGKYELLGQTRDDAAGEAYDKAARILGLKYPGGPEIERLAKTGNPRAFDFPIPLRNTDKIEFSFSGLKTALLWQVKKFAPDNIPVNDLCASFQRAVTESLTAKIRLAVKLTGIRRVSASGGVSANSALREALGGDDSFRAWLPAKGRCTDNAAMIAAAGVNSWRRGVRMDDVMPDPSLHRL